In Williamsoniiplasma luminosum, the genomic stretch TTAACTTTTTAAAAAATAATACCCAAAAATCCAATTAACTTGGCTTTTTTGGAAATTATTCTTTATTACATTTTATTCCTAAGAACGTCCTTTTTCAAGATTTATTGTGAATTCTTGAGTATACTATAAAATGTTCGAAAGAACAGAAAGGTTTTTAACGTATGGAAACAGAAAAATTAAAACGCAAATACGGCTTTTGAAGCATCTTCATGATGGCGATTTCTGCCACGATTGGATCGTCAATTTTAATCACTTTTAGTTCGGTTGGAAGTCAAGTGGCTGACAACCCAATTTTGATGATTCTTGCTTGAGTTATTGGAGGATTATTAGTTCTTCCAGAAATGATTTTATTTGCCGAAACTGCAACATCATATCCTGGCAATGGAACCAGTTATTATTGAATTCGTAAAGCAAAATGAAATGCTATTTCATTTTGATTTGGATGAGTTCTAGTCCTTTTTATCTCAGCAACTGCAATTGCAACTTCAATCATTGCCCTTGGTGGAGTGGTTGTTGAACTAACCGGGATTGAAGGTAGTGCCGAGGCAAAAGCTTGATATGGAAAATTAATCGGAATTGGGATTTTATTCTTGCTTGTTGCTTTCCAAATTTTTGTCCCAAAAGGGTCAGGGAGAGGACAAATTGTTTTTACATTATTAAAAATGTTACCGATTGGTTTTGTTTTAATTTTAGCAATGATCAAAGGGAATTTATCAAATTCATTTAATTCAGAAACATTGGACAAAAATTTGGGCGAAATTTATATGTCAAGTTTTATGTTACTTCCAGCAATTGCATTAACATCATTTGCCTATTCAGGAATGGAGGCCATCACTTATGTGAGTGGAGAGGTCATCAATCCGAAAAAAAATATTCCTCGCGCTTTGATTTGATCAACAATTGCAATCATTTTAATTTATACATTTTTAATCATTGGACTATTGGCATTGGCCAATCCAAAAGATTGGACCAATGCTCAGGGGTCAGGGAACGTTTGAACCAACGCGATCATGCATGGTGGTTTACCAAAATGAGTGTCAAACACTTTTAACATTTTAACTGGTTTCATTTTTATTGGTTCACTGAATGCTTATTTGGTTTATCATTCAAGATTAATTTTTAAAATGAGTGAAGAAAAAGATTTATTTAAAATTTTTCAATTAACTTATAAAAAAACTAATATGCCATGATTTGCAATTGTTTTGATGGTCTTAATTTCACTAATTTATGTTTTATTTTCAACATTATTAGATGTCATGACTTACTTAACTTTAGCGTTAGCTGTTTTGAAATTTATTACCCAAATAAATATTATTTACTTGCGCTTAAAAGATCCTAATTAT encodes the following:
- a CDS encoding APC family permease, with translation METEKLKRKYGFWSIFMMAISATIGSSILITFSSVGSQVADNPILMILAWVIGGLLVLPEMILFAETATSYPGNGTSYYWIRKAKWNAISFWFGWVLVLFISATAIATSIIALGGVVVELTGIEGSAEAKAWYGKLIGIGILFLLVAFQIFVPKGSGRGQIVFTLLKMLPIGFVLILAMIKGNLSNSFNSETLDKNLGEIYMSSFMLLPAIALTSFAYSGMEAITYVSGEVINPKKNIPRALIWSTIAIILIYTFLIIGLLALANPKDWTNAQGSGNVWTNAIMHGGLPKWVSNTFNILTGFIFIGSLNAYLVYHSRLIFKMSEEKDLFKIFQLTYKKTNMPWFAIVLMVLISLIYVLFSTLLDVMTYLTLALAVLKFITQINIIYLRLKDPNYVKMYNNYIFWFLALVSSAIAILMFVGTIMVMFATAGATTLWWNLGVIGIMFIGLPIGIIKVKIQKKLENKRLENNQEQQEKIEVQK